A portion of the Streptomyces sp. NBC_00376 genome contains these proteins:
- a CDS encoding NADH-quinone oxidoreductase subunit D, whose translation MSTPHATPRATTEGTVYTVTGGDWDEVVESAVKSDDERIIVNMGPQHPSTHGVLRLILEIDGETVTEARCGIGYLHTGIEKNLEYRNWTQGTTFVTRMDYLTPFFNEAAYCLGVEKLLGIEDQIPDRATILRVLLMELNRLSSHLVCIATGGMELGATTIMIYGFRDRELVLDLFELITGLRMNHAFIRPGGLAQDLPPGAIDQLREFVKTMKRNLPEYDKLATGNPIFKARMQDVGYLDLTGCMALGATGPILRSAGLPHDLRKSDPYCGYETYEFDVPTADTCDAYGRFLVRLEEMRQSLRIVEQCIDRLAPGPVMVADKKIAWPAQLALGPDGLGNSLDHIKKIMGTSMEALIHHFKLVTEGFRVPAGQAYTAVESPKGELGVHVVSDGGTRPYRVHFRDPSFTNLQAMAAMCEGGQVADVIVAVASIDPVMGGVDR comes from the coding sequence ATGTCTACTCCCCACGCAACGCCCCGGGCCACGACCGAGGGGACTGTATATACAGTCACCGGCGGCGACTGGGACGAGGTCGTCGAGTCCGCCGTCAAGTCCGACGACGAGCGCATCATTGTCAATATGGGCCCCCAGCACCCGTCCACGCACGGTGTTCTGCGGCTGATCCTGGAGATCGACGGCGAGACCGTCACCGAGGCCCGCTGCGGCATCGGCTACCTCCACACCGGTATCGAGAAGAACCTCGAATACCGGAACTGGACGCAGGGCACCACCTTCGTCACGCGCATGGACTACCTGACGCCGTTCTTCAACGAGGCGGCGTACTGCCTGGGCGTCGAGAAGCTCCTCGGCATCGAGGACCAGATCCCCGACCGGGCCACCATCCTGCGCGTGCTCCTGATGGAGCTCAACCGGCTCTCCTCGCACCTGGTGTGCATCGCCACCGGCGGCATGGAGCTCGGCGCCACCACGATCATGATCTACGGCTTCCGTGATCGTGAACTCGTTCTCGACCTCTTCGAGCTGATCACCGGCCTGCGCATGAACCACGCGTTCATCCGCCCCGGCGGACTCGCCCAGGACCTGCCGCCCGGCGCGATCGACCAGCTCCGCGAGTTCGTGAAGACCATGAAGAGGAACCTGCCGGAGTACGACAAGCTCGCCACCGGCAACCCCATCTTCAAGGCCCGCATGCAGGACGTCGGCTATCTCGACCTGACCGGCTGCATGGCCCTCGGCGCCACCGGCCCGATCCTGCGCTCGGCCGGACTCCCGCACGACCTGCGCAAGAGCGACCCGTACTGCGGGTACGAGACGTACGAGTTCGACGTCCCCACCGCCGACACCTGCGACGCCTACGGCCGCTTCCTCGTCCGCCTGGAGGAGATGCGCCAGTCTCTGCGGATCGTCGAGCAGTGCATCGACCGGCTCGCCCCCGGTCCCGTGATGGTCGCCGACAAGAAGATCGCCTGGCCGGCCCAGCTCGCGCTCGGCCCGGACGGTCTCGGCAACTCGCTCGACCACATCAAGAAGATCATGGGCACCTCCATGGAGGCCCTGATCCACCACTTCAAGCTGGTGACCGAGGGCTTCCGGGTCCCGGCCGGGCAGGCGTACACCGCGGTCGAGTCGCCCAAGGGCGAACTCGGCGTGCACGTCGTCTCGGACGGCGGCACCCGCCCCTACCGGGTCCACTTCCGTGACCCGTCCTTCACCAACCTCCAGGCCATGGCGGCGATGTGCGAGGGCGGCCAGGTCGCCGACGTCATCGTCGCCGTCGCGTCCATCGACCCCGTGATGGGAGGCGTCGACCGGTGA
- a CDS encoding NADH-quinone oxidoreductase subunit C has protein sequence MSGNDNHDEQSNNNGVPAPRTDTGEVIGVRKGMFGADNGGDTSGYGGLVRTVTLPGATSRPYGGWFDEVADELEGALEEQDLLPANAIEKTVVDRGELTFHIAREHLVRVAQTLRDDPALRFELCTGVSGVHFLGDKGRELHAVYHLRSITHGRLIRLEVSAPDSDPHIPSLVAVYPTNDWHEREAYDFFGLVFDGHPALTRIMMPDDWQGFPQRKDYPLGGIAVEYKGAQIPAPDQRRSYS, from the coding sequence ATGAGCGGGAACGACAACCACGACGAACAGAGCAACAACAACGGTGTGCCCGCGCCGCGCACGGACACCGGCGAGGTCATCGGCGTACGCAAGGGCATGTTCGGCGCCGACAACGGCGGCGACACCTCCGGCTACGGCGGCCTCGTCCGCACCGTGACCCTGCCGGGCGCCACCTCCCGTCCGTACGGCGGCTGGTTCGACGAAGTCGCGGACGAGCTGGAAGGGGCCCTGGAGGAACAGGACCTGCTTCCCGCCAACGCCATCGAGAAGACCGTCGTCGACCGCGGCGAGCTCACCTTCCACATCGCCCGCGAGCACCTCGTCCGGGTCGCACAGACCCTGCGCGACGACCCGGCGCTGCGCTTCGAGCTCTGTACGGGGGTGAGCGGCGTCCACTTCCTCGGCGACAAGGGCCGCGAGCTGCACGCCGTCTACCACCTGCGCTCGATCACGCACGGCCGGCTGATCCGCCTGGAGGTGTCGGCCCCGGACAGCGATCCGCACATCCCGTCCCTCGTCGCGGTCTACCCGACCAACGACTGGCACGAGCGCGAGGCCTACGACTTCTTCGGGCTCGTCTTCGACGGGCACCCCGCTCTCACCCGGATCATGATGCCGGACGACTGGCAGGGCTTCCCGCAGCGCAAGGACTACCCGCTCGGCGGCATCGCCGTCGAGTACAAGGGCGCCCAGATCCCGGCTCCGGACCAGCGGAGGTCGTACTCCTGA
- a CDS encoding NuoB/complex I 20 kDa subunit family protein: protein MGLEEKLPSGFVLTTVEQAAGWVRKSSVFPATFGLACCAIEMMTTGAGRYDLARFGMEVFRGSPRQADLMIVAGRVSQKMAPVLRQVYDQMPNPKWVISMGVCASSGGMFNNYAIVQGVDHIVPVDIYLPGCPPRPEMLMDAILKLHQKIQGSKLGVNAEEAAREAEDAALKALPLIEMKGLLR from the coding sequence ATGGGACTCGAAGAGAAGCTGCCCAGCGGCTTCGTGCTGACCACTGTCGAGCAGGCCGCCGGCTGGGTACGGAAGTCCTCCGTCTTCCCCGCCACCTTCGGCCTCGCCTGTTGCGCCATCGAGATGATGACGACCGGGGCCGGGCGCTACGACCTGGCCCGTTTCGGCATGGAGGTCTTCCGCGGATCGCCGCGGCAGGCGGATCTGATGATCGTCGCAGGACGGGTCAGCCAGAAGATGGCGCCCGTCCTGCGTCAGGTCTACGACCAGATGCCCAACCCCAAGTGGGTGATCTCCATGGGGGTTTGCGCATCATCGGGCGGAATGTTCAACAATTACGCCATTGTGCAGGGTGTTGATCATATTGTTCCTGTTGACATCTATTTGCCCGGTTGTCCGCCGCGGCCCGAGATGCTGATGGACGCGATCCTCAAGCTCCACCAGAAGATCCAGGGCTCCAAGCTCGGGGTCAACGCGGAGGAGGCCGCCCGCGAGGCGGAGGACGCGGCACTCAAGGCACTGCCCCTGATCGAGATGAAGGGGCTGCTGCGATGA
- a CDS encoding NADH-quinone oxidoreductase subunit A → MNAYAPILVLGALGAGFAIFSVVMATLIGPKRYNRAKLEAYECGIEPTPTPAGGGRFPIKYYLTAMLFIVFDIEIVFLYPWAVTFDALGIFGLVEMLLFVLTVFVAYAYVWRRGGLEWD, encoded by the coding sequence GTGAATGCCTACGCGCCCATCCTCGTGCTCGGCGCCCTCGGGGCAGGGTTTGCGATCTTCTCCGTGGTCATGGCCACGCTTATCGGCCCCAAGCGGTACAACCGGGCAAAGCTCGAAGCGTACGAGTGCGGTATCGAACCCACACCCACTCCGGCCGGAGGCGGCCGCTTCCCCATCAAGTACTACCTGACGGCGATGCTCTTCATCGTCTTCGACATCGAGATCGTCTTCCTCTATCCCTGGGCGGTCACCTTCGACGCCCTGGGGATCTTCGGGCTCGTGGAGATGCTGCTCTTCGTGCTCACCGTCTTCGTCGCCTACGCGTATGTGTGGCGTCGCGGCGGCCTGGAATGGGACTGA
- a CDS encoding C40 family peptidase — protein sequence MSHTAHIPSHRKPRRNASKTALRAGVAGGVLSTIAVAGAAGPAQAEPVTQTIEMPTITSGLSTAVAASAQATQQVAQDLQTQAQEDAAAATAAKAAKKAKAEAVRKAEAKKKAEAAAKAKAEAAERASRTTARTTLSATSGSSTGTAASTSSSSSSYSSNATGSAAAVIAFAQAQVGDAYVPGGTGPNSWDCSGLVQAAFRSVNIDLPRVSQSQSTAGTQVSLSNLQPGDILYWGGAGSAYHVGIYVGNGQFVGAQNSSTGVVQRPLSYDPPSGAVRVL from the coding sequence ATGTCCCACACCGCTCACATACCCAGCCACCGGAAGCCCCGCCGAAACGCCTCGAAGACGGCGCTGCGGGCCGGAGTTGCCGGTGGCGTCCTCAGCACCATCGCGGTCGCAGGCGCTGCCGGTCCGGCCCAGGCCGAGCCGGTGACCCAGACCATCGAGATGCCCACCATCACCTCCGGGCTCTCCACCGCCGTCGCCGCGTCCGCCCAGGCCACGCAGCAGGTCGCCCAGGACCTGCAGACGCAGGCCCAGGAGGACGCCGCAGCCGCCACCGCGGCCAAGGCCGCCAAGAAGGCCAAGGCCGAGGCGGTCCGCAAGGCAGAGGCCAAGAAGAAGGCGGAGGCGGCCGCCAAGGCCAAGGCGGAGGCCGCCGAGCGCGCCTCCCGCACCACCGCCCGCACGACGCTCAGCGCGACCTCCGGCTCCAGCACCGGTACCGCCGCGTCCACGTCCTCCTCTTCTTCCTCCTACTCCTCGAACGCGACCGGCTCCGCCGCCGCGGTCATCGCCTTCGCGCAGGCCCAGGTCGGCGACGCGTACGTGCCCGGCGGCACCGGCCCCAACTCGTGGGACTGCTCCGGCCTCGTCCAGGCCGCGTTCCGTTCGGTCAACATCGACCTGCCGCGCGTCTCGCAGTCCCAGTCCACCGCCGGCACCCAGGTCTCGCTGAGCAACCTCCAGCCGGGCGACATCCTGTACTGGGGCGGCGCGGGCAGCGCGTACCACGTCGGGATCTACGTGGGCAACGGCCAGTTCGTCGGCGCGCAGAACTCCAGCACCGGTGTGGTGCAGCGTCCGCTGTCCTACGACCCGCCGTCCGGCGCGGTCCGCGTCCTCTGA
- a CDS encoding MFS transporter translates to MNPTAATTPSEHTALPARTPLRGRLAVLSVMLGIFSIVTTEILPIGLLTSIGSDFAVSDGTAGLMMTVPGLLAAVSAPLVTVATARVDRRLMLAAFMLLLTLADFLVAAATDYRLVLVSRVLVGITIGGFWSIGAGLAGRLVRPASAARATAVIFSAVPLGSVLGVPAGTFIGGLAGWRTAFVVLGALGVGVLALMLLVVPPLPPARVTRASLLRTVLVRPGTRFALLITFLIVLSHFATYTYVTPFLERVTHAGPGLITVFLLIYGAAGIVGNFVGGALVTRRPRLAVSLAAGLIATATALLPVLGRWEAGAVALLIAWGVAYGAVPVCSQTWFAGAAPDAPEAASVLFTASFQATFALGALTGGAVLDHVSVSAVMVLGGAVAALAVVTVAVAGPRSGSLGVRGRR, encoded by the coding sequence ATGAACCCCACCGCGGCCACCACCCCCTCCGAACACACCGCCCTCCCGGCCCGCACCCCTTTACGCGGCCGGCTCGCCGTCCTCTCCGTCATGCTGGGCATCTTCTCGATCGTCACCACCGAAATCCTGCCCATCGGCCTGCTCACGTCGATCGGGTCCGACTTCGCCGTCTCGGACGGCACGGCGGGCCTGATGATGACCGTGCCCGGACTCCTCGCCGCCGTCTCCGCGCCCCTGGTCACGGTGGCGACGGCGCGCGTCGACCGGCGTCTGATGCTCGCCGCCTTCATGCTCCTGCTGACCCTGGCCGACTTCCTCGTCGCCGCCGCGACCGACTACCGCCTCGTCCTGGTCTCCCGAGTGCTGGTCGGGATCACCATCGGTGGCTTCTGGTCCATCGGGGCCGGACTGGCGGGCCGGCTGGTCCGCCCGGCGTCGGCCGCCCGCGCGACAGCGGTGATCTTCTCGGCCGTCCCGCTGGGCTCCGTACTCGGTGTCCCCGCCGGTACGTTCATCGGCGGCCTGGCCGGCTGGCGGACGGCCTTCGTGGTCCTGGGGGCGCTCGGCGTGGGCGTACTGGCCCTGATGCTCCTGGTGGTTCCGCCCCTTCCGCCGGCGCGGGTCACCCGCGCGAGCCTGCTGCGCACCGTGCTCGTCCGACCCGGCACCCGGTTCGCCCTGCTCATCACCTTTCTCATCGTTCTGTCCCACTTCGCGACGTACACCTATGTCACCCCCTTCCTGGAACGGGTCACACACGCCGGTCCGGGGCTGATCACGGTGTTCCTGCTGATCTACGGCGCCGCCGGGATCGTCGGCAACTTCGTCGGCGGCGCACTCGTGACCCGCCGCCCGCGCCTCGCGGTCTCCCTGGCCGCGGGCCTGATCGCCACCGCGACCGCGCTGCTCCCGGTCCTGGGCAGGTGGGAGGCCGGGGCCGTCGCGCTGCTGATCGCCTGGGGTGTCGCCTACGGTGCGGTGCCGGTCTGCTCGCAGACCTGGTTCGCCGGGGCCGCACCCGACGCACCCGAAGCGGCGTCCGTCCTTTTCACCGCGTCCTTCCAGGCGACCTTCGCCCTCGGCGCCCTGACGGGCGGAGCCGTCCTGGACCACGTGTCCGTGTCGGCGGTCATGGTGCTGGGCGGCGCGGTCGCGGCTCTCGCGGTTGTCACGGTGGCCGTGGCGGGACCACGCTCCGGGAGCCTCGGTGTCCGGGGGCGGCGATGA
- a CDS encoding acyltransferase family protein encodes MQQTHAHSPGRGRDSFIDVIRALCVLAVISQHWLMPVLAYESGHLSTGNALASPGWWIVTWLTQVMPMVFFAGGAANFFSFRSVKSVNTWLRSRIARLLVPVVPLAAVWLLLPHVLIGAGLPEQPVLMAGKIAGQLLWFLAVYVLVVALTPVMFKLYRRYGWRVIGVLGACALLVDVLRFEFSPAIGFLNALFVWLAAHQFGFHYADGGLRMRNAWVSSGLAAVGFGLTAAAVFFGPYPASMIGMPGAPVSNMSPPTALMMSLTIGQLGLWLTLKPAITRFAERPMATSVLQWCGARFMTLYLWHMPALVMTAGIAIVGLGFATPTPGSPMWFAVAPLWVGVSGFFLVSFTRIFGRFEFRRPSGAASEMSLGKVVLAAVLSAGGLLGLAAQGFISPGNPLGPVLCVALVLTGLLVVREKTAPKADAAQGIRTVPVQPVVRHEGARVLSRQGS; translated from the coding sequence ATGCAGCAAACCCACGCTCATTCGCCCGGTCGCGGTCGCGATTCATTCATAGACGTCATCAGAGCGCTATGCGTGCTGGCCGTGATTTCCCAGCACTGGCTCATGCCCGTACTGGCCTACGAGAGTGGGCATTTGAGCACCGGGAATGCGCTCGCGAGCCCCGGCTGGTGGATTGTCACCTGGCTGACGCAGGTCATGCCGATGGTTTTCTTCGCCGGCGGCGCCGCCAATTTCTTCTCGTTCCGATCTGTGAAATCGGTGAACACCTGGCTCCGGAGCAGAATCGCGCGGCTCCTGGTGCCGGTCGTCCCCCTGGCAGCCGTGTGGCTGTTGCTGCCCCACGTGTTGATCGGCGCGGGGCTGCCGGAGCAGCCGGTGCTGATGGCGGGCAAGATAGCCGGCCAACTGCTCTGGTTCCTCGCCGTCTATGTGCTCGTGGTGGCGCTCACCCCGGTGATGTTCAAGTTGTACCGCCGGTACGGCTGGCGTGTGATCGGAGTCCTCGGCGCCTGTGCCCTGCTCGTCGATGTGCTGCGCTTCGAGTTCAGCCCCGCGATCGGATTCCTGAACGCCCTGTTCGTCTGGCTGGCGGCCCACCAGTTCGGCTTCCACTACGCCGACGGCGGCCTGCGCATGCGGAACGCGTGGGTGTCGTCGGGTCTGGCCGCGGTCGGCTTCGGACTCACCGCGGCCGCCGTGTTCTTCGGCCCCTACCCGGCGTCCATGATCGGGATGCCCGGGGCCCCGGTCTCCAACATGAGCCCGCCGACCGCGTTGATGATGTCGCTGACCATCGGCCAGCTCGGACTCTGGCTTACGCTCAAGCCGGCGATAACGCGATTCGCGGAACGCCCCATGGCCACCTCCGTACTTCAGTGGTGCGGGGCCCGTTTCATGACGCTGTATCTCTGGCACATGCCCGCGCTCGTGATGACGGCGGGAATCGCAATTGTCGGACTCGGATTCGCGACGCCGACGCCCGGCAGCCCGATGTGGTTCGCGGTGGCACCGCTGTGGGTCGGCGTTTCGGGATTCTTCCTGGTCAGCTTCACTCGAATTTTCGGCCGGTTCGAATTCCGTCGCCCCTCCGGTGCGGCATCGGAAATGAGCCTCGGCAAGGTCGTTCTCGCGGCCGTGCTTTCCGCCGGCGGTCTCCTCGGACTCGCCGCGCAGGGTTTCATCTCCCCCGGAAACCCGCTCGGTCCGGTGCTCTGCGTGGCGCTGGTGCTGACCGGACTGCTCGTCGTACGGGAGAAGACCGCCCCGAAGGCCGACGCCGCGCAGGGCATTCGCACCGTGCCCGTTCAGCCGGTGGTACGCCATGAAGGTGCCCGGGTTCTTTCCCGGCAGGGCAGCTGA
- a CDS encoding TetR/AcrR family transcriptional regulator, whose translation MSGSTSPSRRTDTREKIIEAAASLIPELGWGDVSSRRVAERAGVNTGVIHYHVGSIGELRRIAAVRKIRTFFLDRIGEALAQEDPAVAVETMLRALSANDPRDPELLLLYESLVAASRDDELRAEIAALLAELRQRLCDWFAERGVAHPLSLAVTLTAAIDGYLLQRSLDPSLEPGPLIDGLVCLVRQQLAAGGS comes from the coding sequence ATGAGCGGGTCGACGAGCCCCTCGCGCCGGACGGACACGCGCGAGAAGATCATCGAAGCCGCGGCCTCCCTCATCCCTGAGCTGGGCTGGGGCGATGTGAGCAGCCGGCGGGTGGCGGAGCGCGCGGGGGTGAACACCGGAGTGATCCACTACCACGTGGGGAGCATCGGTGAACTCCGGCGCATCGCCGCGGTACGGAAGATCCGGACGTTCTTCCTCGACCGGATCGGCGAGGCGCTGGCGCAGGAGGATCCGGCCGTGGCCGTGGAAACCATGCTCCGTGCGCTGTCCGCCAACGATCCCCGTGATCCGGAACTGCTGCTGCTGTACGAGTCCCTCGTCGCCGCGAGCCGGGACGACGAGCTGCGTGCAGAGATCGCCGCCCTGCTGGCCGAGCTGCGGCAGCGGCTGTGCGACTGGTTCGCGGAGCGGGGGGTCGCGCATCCGCTCTCCCTCGCCGTCACCCTCACGGCGGCGATCGACGGATACCTGCTCCAGCGGTCGCTCGACCCGTCCCTTGAGCCCGGCCCTCTCATCGACGGATTGGTCTGCCTGGTCCGGCAGCAGCTCGCAGCCGGCGGCTCATGA
- a CDS encoding ATP-binding protein, whose translation MTPVTAPPSPTPYLPRRGERYRLVVPNAPTAPRIVRDFVATVLWAAGHAPLVDDARLCVSEVVSNAYCHTDSPQIRVEVTVNRRQVTVYVADDEPGHLPVPPPPRTPGADEGGRGLFLVDALAARWGTTAYGARSPHSKTVWFTLSAASATRLSI comes from the coding sequence ATGACCCCCGTAACCGCCCCTCCGTCACCCACCCCCTACCTCCCCCGGCGCGGCGAGCGATACCGGCTCGTCGTGCCGAACGCCCCCACCGCCCCCAGGATCGTGCGGGACTTCGTGGCTACGGTGCTCTGGGCCGCCGGGCACGCCCCCCTCGTCGACGACGCCCGGCTCTGTGTGAGCGAGGTCGTCTCCAACGCGTACTGCCATACGGACTCGCCGCAGATCCGGGTGGAGGTCACCGTCAACCGCCGGCAGGTGACGGTGTACGTGGCGGACGACGAACCCGGCCACCTGCCTGTGCCGCCGCCCCCGCGCACCCCCGGCGCGGACGAGGGCGGCCGGGGACTGTTCCTGGTCGACGCGCTCGCCGCCCGGTGGGGGACCACCGCGTACGGGGCGCGGTCACCGCACTCGAAGACGGTGTGGTTCACCCTCTCCGCCGCGAGCGCGACTCGCCTCTCCATTTGA
- a CDS encoding helix-turn-helix domain-containing protein — protein sequence MPPRSYPTARQRRLGAELRKLRERAGMSGSEAAAYLGGERAQISHIESGRYGVSSERVRRLAAHYSATDKHLVDALAEMAEERTKGWWDDYRGILSPGFLDLAELEHKASYIRAIQMLIIPGVFQTESYARAIIRSGITDLPANELNARVEHRTRRRDIFDRPRPTPFEAFIHEAALRMRYCDPETMRAQLAFLHEVSTWPSVTIRIIPFTRQITGSVHSTLYAGAEIPALDTVQLDSAFDAGFLDAEAQLARYRALLDSIESISLDTEESAQFIQHIAQEM from the coding sequence ATGCCACCAAGGAGCTACCCGACCGCCAGGCAGCGGCGGTTGGGTGCGGAACTTCGCAAGCTGCGCGAGCGTGCGGGGATGTCCGGGAGCGAGGCGGCCGCGTACCTGGGCGGCGAGCGAGCCCAGATCAGCCACATCGAGTCCGGCCGCTACGGAGTGAGCAGCGAACGGGTACGCCGGCTCGCAGCTCACTACTCGGCCACCGACAAGCACCTGGTCGACGCCCTGGCCGAGATGGCCGAGGAACGCACCAAGGGATGGTGGGACGACTACCGCGGAATACTCTCGCCCGGATTCCTGGACCTGGCCGAGCTTGAGCACAAGGCGTCCTACATCCGAGCCATCCAGATGCTCATCATCCCTGGCGTGTTCCAGACGGAGTCGTATGCACGGGCCATCATCCGGAGCGGGATCACCGACCTTCCCGCCAACGAACTGAACGCCCGCGTCGAGCACCGCACCAGACGGCGCGACATCTTCGACCGCCCCAGGCCGACCCCGTTCGAGGCGTTCATCCATGAGGCCGCGTTGCGGATGCGGTACTGCGACCCCGAAACAATGCGGGCGCAACTCGCCTTCCTGCACGAGGTTTCCACCTGGCCGTCCGTGACGATCCGCATCATCCCGTTCACCAGGCAGATCACCGGTTCAGTGCACTCGACGCTGTACGCCGGGGCCGAAATTCCGGCACTCGACACCGTTCAGCTTGACAGCGCCTTCGACGCGGGCTTCCTAGACGCCGAGGCCCAGCTGGCGCGATATCGAGCCCTCCTCGACTCCATCGAGTCCATCTCTCTCGACACGGAGGAGTCCGCACAATTCATTCAACACATCGCACAGGAAATGTGA
- a CDS encoding DUF397 domain-containing protein yields the protein MTDAINWQKSSFSGADNNQSCIELAPVDGSIKMRESDDPDIVVTTSVAKLRAFVLGVKAGEFDHLI from the coding sequence ATGACCGACGCAATCAACTGGCAGAAGTCCTCGTTCTCCGGAGCGGACAACAATCAGAGCTGCATCGAGCTGGCACCTGTCGACGGCTCGATCAAGATGCGCGAGAGCGATGACCCCGACATCGTCGTCACCACGAGCGTCGCCAAGCTGCGCGCATTCGTGCTCGGCGTGAAGGCCGGGGAGTTCGACCACCTGATCTGA
- a CDS encoding MraY family glycosyltransferase: MRDYLLMLFITAAVTHLLTGPVRKFAITIGVVPEVRARDVHREPTPRLGGMAMFGGLLAGMLVASHLPHLEEIFTESSTPRALLSGAALICLLGVLDDKWGVDALVKLGGQVLAAGVMVFQGLTILWLPVPGTDGIYLSDWQGTLLTVGLIVVSINAVNFVDGLDGLAAGTVGIAASAFFLYAYRLWYGYGIEAAASTTLLSAILAGMCLGFLVHNSHPARIFMGDSGSMLLGLLIAGCAVSVTGEVDPSLLNQSMDGRSGSAAMVPVYIPLMLPLSVIALPVADLVLAVIRRTWNGMSPFAADKGHLHHRLLQLGHSHRRAVLLMYFWSALFSFGIVAYSARGAKSWMLFGVAFVCAVGLFLLLQPRYESGLTRRLLPRRPGGRVVATGGRRADSDADAHADEERRVSSR, encoded by the coding sequence GTGCGGGACTACTTGCTCATGCTGTTCATCACGGCGGCCGTGACACATCTCCTGACCGGCCCCGTTCGGAAGTTCGCCATCACGATCGGGGTGGTCCCCGAGGTCCGGGCGCGCGACGTCCACCGCGAGCCCACTCCGCGTCTGGGCGGCATGGCCATGTTCGGTGGGCTGCTGGCCGGAATGCTGGTCGCCTCCCACCTGCCGCACCTGGAAGAGATCTTCACCGAGAGCTCGACGCCACGGGCGTTGCTGTCCGGCGCGGCACTGATCTGTCTGCTCGGCGTACTCGACGACAAATGGGGCGTCGACGCGCTGGTCAAGCTCGGCGGTCAGGTACTCGCCGCCGGGGTGATGGTGTTCCAGGGGCTGACGATCCTCTGGCTCCCGGTGCCGGGCACCGACGGGATCTACCTCTCCGACTGGCAGGGCACACTGCTGACCGTGGGGCTGATCGTCGTGTCCATCAACGCGGTGAACTTCGTCGACGGGCTGGACGGGCTGGCCGCGGGCACAGTGGGCATCGCGGCGTCGGCGTTCTTCCTGTACGCGTACCGGCTCTGGTACGGCTACGGCATCGAGGCCGCCGCGTCCACCACGCTGCTCTCCGCGATCCTGGCGGGCATGTGCCTGGGGTTCCTGGTCCACAACTCGCATCCGGCCCGGATCTTCATGGGTGACTCGGGCTCGATGCTGCTCGGCCTGCTCATCGCCGGGTGCGCGGTCTCCGTGACCGGCGAGGTCGACCCGAGCCTCCTCAACCAGTCGATGGACGGCAGGTCCGGTTCGGCCGCGATGGTGCCGGTCTACATTCCGCTGATGCTGCCGCTGTCCGTCATCGCACTGCCCGTCGCGGACCTCGTGCTCGCCGTCATAAGGCGTACGTGGAACGGAATGTCCCCCTTCGCCGCCGACAAGGGCCACCTCCACCACCGCCTGCTCCAGCTCGGCCACTCGCACCGCCGGGCCGTGCTGCTCATGTACTTCTGGTCGGCACTGTTCTCGTTCGGGATCGTGGCCTACTCGGCACGGGGCGCCAAGTCCTGGATGCTCTTCGGGGTCGCGTTCGTCTGCGCGGTGGGCCTGTTCCTGCTGCTCCAGCCCCGCTACGAGTCCGGCCTCACCCGGCGCCTGCTGCCGCGCAGGCCCGGGGGCCGCGTGGTCGCCACCGGCGGACGACGCGCCGACTCCGACGCTGATGCCCACGCCGACGAGGAGCGCCGGGTGTCGTCCAGGTGA
- a CDS encoding hydroxyisourate hydrolase, translating into MCTTRRCLPLAPARASAQRRRSRQLFLLPRLLTRPRRWRNGRNVDARSGYELLFHVDEYYDGLKGKLSGPPFIDQVPVRYTVFDATQHFPVPVICTPWNCTTYRGS; encoded by the coding sequence TTGTGTACCACTCGTCGCTGCTTGCCTCTCGCTCCTGCCCGCGCGTCCGCGCAGCGGAGGCGATCTCGTCAACTGTTCCTACTGCCGAGGCTGCTAACCCGCCCCCGAAGGTGGCGAAATGGCCGGAATGTCGACGCGCGTTCTGGATACGAGCTGCTGTTCCATGTCGATGAGTACTACGACGGGCTCAAGGGGAAGCTGTCGGGCCCGCCGTTCATCGATCAAGTGCCCGTGCGCTACACGGTGTTCGACGCGACGCAGCACTTCCCCGTGCCGGTGATCTGTACGCCGTGGAACTGCACGACGTACCGCGGCAGCTGA
- a CDS encoding nuclear transport factor 2 family protein — MSRETDDVREAIVGELRLMDPRVRMSRAVARQLLDPDFVEVGASGRRWAYDEMLAALPELDGATESGPCYEPSEITGVQLAPGLVHLTYETTMDGDRARRSSLWRKQGGAATWQMYYHQATPIPENDH, encoded by the coding sequence ATGAGCCGAGAGACGGATGACGTACGCGAAGCGATCGTAGGCGAGCTGCGCCTTATGGACCCCAGGGTGCGCATGTCACGTGCGGTTGCCCGACAGCTACTGGATCCGGACTTCGTAGAGGTCGGCGCTTCGGGGCGGCGGTGGGCGTATGACGAGATGCTTGCCGCGCTGCCCGAGCTGGACGGTGCGACAGAGAGTGGTCCGTGCTACGAGCCCTCGGAGATCACCGGTGTCCAACTGGCACCCGGGCTGGTGCACCTCACCTACGAGACCACGATGGACGGAGACCGGGCACGGCGGAGTTCACTCTGGCGCAAGCAGGGTGGGGCCGCAACGTGGCAGATGTACTACCACCAGGCCACACCCATCCCGGAAAACGATCACTAA